A genomic region of Bactrocera dorsalis isolate Fly_Bdor chromosome 3, ASM2337382v1, whole genome shotgun sequence contains the following coding sequences:
- the LOC125777558 gene encoding uncharacterized protein LOC125777558 produces the protein MPVLRNLSGLLWKYDHIDLPDSYRMAYNRLQCLEKKMEKSPDLKQYLVGKLNDYLEKGYIRKLNVEEISKGGNSWFIPIFTIENVNKNKLRIVWDAAAKVSGTSLNDVLLKGPDLLRSLVGVLLRFRERPVAICGDIREMFHQIRVRAEDQVAQQFLWRNGDSSRHPDVFAMTVMTFGASCSQSLANYIKDKNALRFQKTLPNAVATIVENTFVDDWLHSMDDEEEMIRLATDVRFIHCEGGFEMRNWLSNSKRVLQALSSKHVPANKCFIEPGSELQKVLGMWWLPTSDELTFVHRFKPDIFNESTFPTKRQMLRVMMTIFDPLGLLGFIIIKAKMILQDVWRSGVTWDEPVHDKERSAWWQWLRKLRCIDKIRIPRCYTFANRSSDNQLHIFVDASISAYAAVAFLRSSMGDKVHCCLVASKTRVAPLEPLSVPRLELMAAILGLRLAKFIRKELSIQINRRIFWCDSKDVLYWIRSDARKFNQFVAVRIGEILEDSQINEWRWVPTKDNVADDGTKWYNNMEFNSSGRWFTGPEFLSLSETLWPTSEFKDPQAVAETIQHVTIDSSKDIGDTQPDPTRFSKWEKLRAVQMCVLRFLRLTMKNTARNPVTQTIISDSTCTSAELLLFRKCQEECYGAEFDQIKKGAVSRKGSIYKFSPFIDKLGLLRVKSRIEEARGVTTDLKQPIILPRNNIVTHLVTDFYHRKFHHHHNKMRQRFCINGLRVLVWMISKVCQQCRNRRATPNPPEMGKLPPERLASFTDPFAYIGVDYFGPFDVTIGRRHEKPWGVVFTCMTIRGVRIEISSSLSTDSYLLVLKLFISRRGVPRRIFSDNGTNFRGASRILADEIEKVSSGTLIEKYPEIEWTFIPPGSAWYDL, from the coding sequence ATGCCAGTGTTAAGAAATCTCTCGGGCCTCTTGTGGAAATATGACCACATCGACTTGCCCGACTCCTATCGAATGGCATATAATCGTCTCCAATGTCTGGAAAAGAAGATGGAAAAGAGCCCCGATCTGAAGCAATATCTTGTTGGGAAGTTAAATGACTATCTTGAAAAGGGTTACATAAGAAAACTAAATGTCGAGGAAATATCGAAAGGAGGCAATTCTTGGTTTATTCCaatattcacaattgagaacgttaacaaaaataaattgagaatCGTGTGGGATGCAGCAGCTAAGGTGAGTGGCACCAGTCTGAACGACGTATTATTGAAAGGACCCGATCTTCTAAGATCGTTGGTAGGTGTCCTATTGAGATTTCGTGAACGACCAGTGGCCATCTGTGGAGATATTCGTGAAATGTTTCACCAAATTAGGGTGAGAGCGGAAGATCAGGTAGCACAGCAGTTCCTGTGGCGAAACGGCGATAGTAGCAGACATCCCGATGTATTCGCTATGACCGTTATGACGTTTGGGGCATCGTGTTCCCAATCTTTGGCAAACTACATAAAAGATAAGAATGCTCTACGTTTCCAGAAGACACTACCAAATGCTGTGGCAACAATTGTCGAAAATACGTTTGTGGACGATTGGTTGCATAGTATGGATGATGAGGAAGAAATGATTCGACTAGCTACTGACGTCCGCTTCATCCATTGTGAAGGCGGGTTCGAGATGCGAAACTGGTTGTCGAATTCTAAACGAGTTCTGCAAGCGCTCTCAAGTAAGCATGTACCCGCGAATAAATGCTTCATAGAGCCAGGATCAGAACTTCAAAAGGTTCTTGGTATGTGGTGGTTACCAACCAGTGACGAACTAACCTTTGTTCACAGGTTCAAACCGGATATCTTCAATGAATCCACTTTTCCAACGAAACGACAAATGCTTCGAGTAATGATGACTATATTCGACCCTTTGGGTCTGTTGGggtttattataattaaagctAAGATGATATTACAAGATGTGTGGCGATCGGGCGTAACTTGGGATGAGCCTGTACATGATAAAGAACGTTCCGCTTGGTGGCAGTGGCTGCGAAAGCTACGCTGTATTGATAAAATCCGTATTCCAAGGTGCTACACTTTCGCAAATCGCAGCAGCGATAACCAACTTCATATCTTCGTTGATGCTAGCATATCAGCATATGCTGCTGTGGCCTTTCTTCGTTCAAGTATGGGCGACAAAGTTCATTGCTGTCTCGTTGCCTCCAAGACACGAGTTGCTCCGTTGGAGCCACTTTCAGTGCCGAGACTTGAGTTGATGGCAGCAATCTTAGGACTTCGTCTAGCTAAGTTCATAAGAAAGGAACTCTCCATACAAATTAACCGCCGGATCTTCTGGTGCGATTCGAAGGATGTCCTATATTGGATTAGGTCTGACGCCAGAAAATTCAACCAGTTTGTAGCTGTGCGAATTGGCGAAATTCTAGAGGATTCACAAATCAACGAGTGGCGGTGGGTACCAACGAAGGATAACGTAGCTGACGATGGTACAAAATGGTACAATAATATGGAATTTAACAGCTCTGGGAGATGGTTTACGGGCCCTGAATTCCTAAGTCTATCAGAAACTCTCTGGCCAACATCCGAATTCAAAGACCCACAAGCCGTAGCAGAAACTATACAGCACGTAACAATTGATTCTTCGAAAGATATTGGTGATACGCAACCAGATCCTACAAGGTTTAGTAAGTGGGAAAAATTGCGCGCTGTACAGATGTGTGTTCTTCGTTTTCTCCGTTTGACTATGAAGAACACCGCTAGAAATCCAGTTACTCAAACAATTATTTCCGATAGCACCTGTACAAGTGCCGAACTACTTCTCTTCCGCAAGTGCCAGGAAGAATGCTATGGCGCAGAGTttgatcaaataaaaaaaggcgCGGTAAGTCGAAAAGGCTCAATCTACAAATTTTCTCCATTTATAGACAAGCTGGGACTGCTACGCGTAAAGAGTCGGATCGAAGAAGCAAGAGGAGTGACAACAGATCTCAAACAACCGATTATACTTCCCCGTAACAATATTGTTACTCATTTGGTCACAGATTTCTATCATAGAAAGTTCCATCACCACCACAACAAGATGCGTCAGCGATTCTGCATTAATGGTCTACGAGTTTTGGTGTGGATGATATCAAAAGTATGTCAACAATGTCGTAATCGGAGAGCCACACCGAATCCACCAGAAATGGGAAAGTTGCCACCAGAGCGTCTCGCGTCATTCACTGATCCTTTCGCTTATATAGGAGTGGATTATTTCGGACCCTTCGACGTGACGATTGGCAGAAGGCATGAGAAGCCTTGGGGAGTTGTTTTTACCTGCATGACTATACGTGGCGTACGTATTGAGATTTCTTCATCGCTATCTACTGACTCATACCTCCTTGTTCTGAAATTGTTTATATCACGACGAGGAGTTCCTCGTCGAATCTTCTCTGACAACGGCACTAATTTCAGAGGCGCTAGTCGCATTCTAGCAGATGAAATCGAGAAAGTGTCATCTGGCACACTAATAGAAAAATACCCCGAAATTGAGTGGACTTTCATACCACCAGGGAGCGCATGGTACGATCTATAA